In Rosa chinensis cultivar Old Blush chromosome 1, RchiOBHm-V2, whole genome shotgun sequence, a genomic segment contains:
- the LOC112198655 gene encoding uncharacterized protein LOC112198655, translating into MLVENPRQWHDTLYETLWAYRTSKRNPTATTPYALMFGHDAVLPLEINVHSLRVQDQHHLIGEDYVQAMWQEHEDLSEQRLAALDNLVMEKQRIALAYDKRTRGRSYKEGDLVWKAVLPFGEKLTGRGKWTPRWEGPFIVHRILERGAFHLKDLDGELHRNPINGRFLKKYYPNVWEFEDPPGQPSSQTGGQP; encoded by the coding sequence ATGTTGGTTGAAAACCCTCGACAGTGGCACGATACGTTATATGAGACACTATGGGCTTATCGCACCTCCAAGCGGAATCCCACTGCTACGACTCCTTATGCACTCATGTTCGGCCATGATGCCGTTTTACCCTTAGAAATCAACGTTCATTCCTTACGCGTGCAAGATCAGCATCACTTGAtaggtgaagattatgtccaggcgatgtggcaagaacacgaagaCTTGAGCGAGCAGCGCTTAGCGGCTTTGGATAATTTAGTAATGGAAAAACAGCGTATCGCCCTCGCCTACGATAAGCGGACGCGTGGTCGCAGTTACAAAGAGGGAGACCTTGTTTGGAAAGCTGTTTTGCCCTTTGGTGAGAAATTGaccggtcgcggtaaatggactcCACGATGGGAAGGACCTTTTATTGTTCACCGCATTTTGGAACGCGGTGCTTTTCACCTCAAGGATTTGGATGGCGAACTTCATCGCAACCCCATCAACGGGCGgttcctgaagaaatattaccctaaTGTTTGGGAGTTCGAAGATCCACCGGGTCAACCTTCGTCCCAGACTGGGGGGCAACCATAG